DNA sequence from the Phycisphaerales bacterium genome:
ATGAATCACAAGAAAATTACCGAGCACCTTGATAACTCTCTGATGCTCGTGACCGCCTTGAGTCCAGAAATCGGCTATGACAAAGCAGCCGAAATTGCCCACAAGGCCTCTGTTGAAAATACCACCCTTCGAGATGCTTGTGTCTCACTTGGCTATCTCAGTGGTGAGCAGTACGACCAGTTAGTTCGACCGGCCGATATGTGCGGCACCGGCCAGTGAGATGCAGGGCCGTCATGAAAAACGCCCCATTGAGCCGACAATAGGCTAAGATACACAGAAGCAGGCCCTATAGAAAACAGGCGTTAAGGGGAGTCCATACCACATGTCGCGTTGGCCCAACTTCTTCCGAGTCTCTATCGGCAAGAAGGCTATCGTTGCAATTACAGGCATCATTCTCGTCTTATTCGTCATTGCCCATATGCTGGGCAATCTCAAGGTCTACTACGGCGACGACGATGGCGTCCCCGCGATTGATGTCTATGCCAAGTCACTGCGGACCATTGGCAGTGAGTTTTTTGGTTATTCGGGTGTTCTATGGATCGTTCGCGGTATCTTAATTATTGCCGTGGTTCTACACATCACGCTCGTCATTGATCTGGCGATCAAGAGTCGCCAAGCCCGTCCCATTGGCTACAAGCACCGCCCCAAGCGCATGATGGCCTCAGTCGCGTCGCGGCTGATGATGCTTTCAGGACTCCTTTTACTGATCTATATTCCGCTTCACATTCTCCAGTTCACAACTGGCACGATTGTGTTTGGTAGCTATAGCCAATGGGCGGTCTACCACAATCTCTATAGCGCCTTTTCGATGGAATACTGGTATGTCCCGCTTTTTTACATCATCGTGATGGTCTGCCTCGGATTCCATCTTTACCATGGTGCATGGAGTGTGTTTCAATCACTTGGCTGGGATTCCCCAGATCGCAATCGCGGCTTCCGATGGTTGGCCATCATTGTCGCCATCGTGGTTGCCGGAGGCTTTATTTCTCTACCGGCACTTTTCTGGGCTGGTGCGATGCCAGAGCCCACCCAATCTGATAGTTCAAAGGTAGAGGTCACTGAACAACAAACGCCTGTTAATGGGGTATCAACATCCCTGGCACTGGATGAGGTTAGATAATAGCGCATGGAACTTGACGCCAAGATCCCCCCGGGTCCGATCGAACACAAGTGGGAACGCCACTGTGATCACATTCGGCTCAATGGACCTCGCAATCGTTCGTCCTACAAAGTCATTGTGGTCGGCAGTGGTCTTGCAGGCGCTTCGGCCGCATCATCGATGGCAGCAATGGGCTATGACATTGAGTGCTTTTGCTTTCAAGATTCACCTCGACGCGCTCATAGCATTGCTGCCCAAGGTGGCATCAATGCCGCGAAGGATTATCGCAATGATGGCGACTCGACCTATCGCCTTTTCTATGACACACAAAAAGGTGGCGACTATCGATCGCGCGAAGCCAACGTCTGGCGTCTGGCCCAGCTCAGCACTGGCATCATTGACCAGGCTGTTTCACAAGGCGTGCCCTTCGCACGTGAGTATGGCGGAATGCTTGCCAACCGTTCCTTCGGTGGTGTCTTAGTAGAACGCACGTTCTATTGCCGGGGCGAAACTGGGCAACAACTTCTACTTGGAGGCTATTCTGCGCTTGAGCGACAAATTGCACGAGGCAAGGTCAAGATGCATACGCGGCATGAGATGCTTGATCTCGTGGTCATCGATGGAAGAGCACGAGGCATCATTGCTCGTGATCTCGTCACCGGTGAAATGACCGCCCATGCAGCAGATGCAGTCGTGCTCGCCAGTGGCGGTTACTCAAATGTCTACTACCTCTCAACCAATGCTCGCGGATGCAATGTGACTGCGATC
Encoded proteins:
- a CDS encoding succinate dehydrogenase cytochrome b subunit; protein product: MSRWPNFFRVSIGKKAIVAITGIILVLFVIAHMLGNLKVYYGDDDGVPAIDVYAKSLRTIGSEFFGYSGVLWIVRGILIIAVVLHITLVIDLAIKSRQARPIGYKHRPKRMMASVASRLMMLSGLLLLIYIPLHILQFTTGTIVFGSYSQWAVYHNLYSAFSMEYWYVPLFYIIVMVCLGFHLYHGAWSVFQSLGWDSPDRNRGFRWLAIIVAIVVAGGFISLPALFWAGAMPEPTQSDSSKVEVTEQQTPVNGVSTSLALDEVR